The genomic region TCATTTAGGGACTAAAATTTTACGTAATGCGATAAAGGAAGTACTAAAGGGAAATGAAGGAACAATTTGCTTAGTAGGTTATCCAAAGACTGGGAAATCCTCTATAATAAATGCACTAAAAGGAAGACATTCCGCTTCTACTTCTGCTCATCCAATGGCTTATGGTTATACAAAAACTATACAAAAGTTCAAGGTAGATTCAAAAATTTACGCTTGGGATACACCCGGAATTATTCCTCCAGATGGAAGCCCACTGGAAAGAGCAATAAGGGGCCAAGCGGTTGAGAAAATAGAGGATCCAGTAAAGGTAGCATTATTACTTATAGATAGAATTGAAAAGTTTGATAAAAATGCGTTGAAGTCTGCTTATAAACTTGATTATTCAGATGGATTGGATTTACTCCAAAAGATTGCAATTAAGAGAGGCTGGTTTTATAAAAAAGATAAAGAACCCCTTATTGAAGAAGCCGCAAGGCAATTAATTAGAGATTACCACGAAGGAAAGATAATTTATTTTACCCTCCCACCATCAGAGTCTAATGATGAAAATAAAAGTAGTAATATTTGATGCAGACAAAACTCTTTGGGATCACTATAATATTTCAGAATTTGAAGATCCGATAAAAGTTATTAATAAAAA from Acidianus ambivalens harbors:
- a CDS encoding GTPase → MLGDVLKVIKKSDAVLEIVDSREPDLTRSKKIENIVKKEGKGLLIVINKGDLVPREVLEKWKRYIEKEDRIKTVYISATSHLGTKILRNAIKEVLKGNEGTICLVGYPKTGKSSIINALKGRHSASTSAHPMAYGYTKTIQKFKVDSKIYAWDTPGIIPPDGSPLERAIRGQAVEKIEDPVKVALLLIDRIEKFDKNALKSAYKLDYSDGLDLLQKIAIKRGWFYKKDKEPLIEEAARQLIRDYHEGKIIYFTLPPSESNDENKSSNI